In the genome of Populus alba chromosome 11, ASM523922v2, whole genome shotgun sequence, one region contains:
- the LOC118035703 gene encoding uncharacterized protein translates to MDGSESHDKASWTKAMLHTFCDICIKAIEKGMKPHTHFDKAGWKYIITAFKEKTGHLYTKSQLKNKWYGIKKDWRIWKKLISEIGVGWSSELGTISASDEWWTTKIQEIRGARKFRHVGIEPTLCAKYDTMFSNIVATGQHAWAPCQGMTSEEDQGGDGLVNSSNIDKNLEEGSGDSEEDFIPDFVEDVSRMVAGCNVPNSSSNHSSVKRKATETSIMQPQKKRKGSGMEAKILSCLDRLIDSVLIASNCTMPSRDKKGCSIQEVMEELHSIHDVDFGSPIHLFATEFFCVRSRREMWRAMGNLDRKYSWLKIMYEQQSKQ, encoded by the exons ATGGATGGGTCGGAAAGTCATGACAAAGCTTCTTGGACCAAGGCAATGTTACACACATTTTGCGACATATGCATCAAAGCTATTGAGAAAGGGATGAAGCCTCATACTCATTTTGACAAAGCTGGATGGAAATATATTATCACTGCATTCAAAGAAAAAACTGGACATTTGTACACTAAATCACAACTGAAGAACAAATGGTACGGAATTAAAAAGGATTGGAGGATTTGGAAAAAGCTAATATCTGAAATTGGTGTTGGATGGAGCTCTGAACTTGGTACAATCTCTGCATCTGATGAATGGTGGACAACTAAAATACAG GAAATTAGAGGAGCAAGGAAGTTTAGGCATGTCGGCATAGAGCCAACATTGTGTGCAAAATATGACACAATGTTCAGTAACATTGTCGCAACTGGACAACATGCATGGGCTCCATGTCAAGGAATGACTTCTGAAGAAGATCAAGGTGGTGATGGACTGGTAAATTCAAGTAATATTGACAAAAATCTTGAGGAAGGAAGTGGCGATTCAGAGGAGGATTTTATTCCTGATTTTGTGGAAGATGTTAGTAGGATGGTGGCTGGTTGTAATGTCCCAAACAGCAGTAGCAACCACAGTAGTGTTAAGAGAAAAGCTACTGAAACCTCCATAATGCaacctcaaaaaaaaagaaagggatctGGAATGGAAGCTAAGATATTATCATGTTTAGATCGACTTATTGACAGTGTTTTGATTGCTAGTAATTGTACAATGCCTTCAAGAGACAAGAAAGGGTGTAGCATTCAGGAGGTAATGGAAGAGTTGCATTCAATACATGATGTTGACTTTGGAAGTCCAATACACCTCTTTGCAACAGAATTCTTCTGTGTAAGAAGCAGAAGGGAGATGTGGAGAGCAATGGGAAATCTTGACAGAAAATActcttggttgaaaataatgtATGAACAGCAATCAAAACAGTAG